DNA sequence from the Desulfosporosinus sp. Sb-LF genome:
CTCGAAAAGGGGCTCATAGCCATAGATATTTTGGGTCCGCTGATTGGTTCTCTTAGTGACCAAACTGGTTTGGAGCCAACCCATACGCCGAACATTATCCATCGTCTGGATGAACAGTATTTCCGTAAAGTAGAGGCAATCGAATTTGCCGTTAAATATGATGACGGTAAGGATTCTCGCGGGGTTCTTTATGCCGACGTTGTTCTCATAGGGGTTTCTCGCACATCAAAAACTCCCCTTAGTATGTACTTAGCCCATAAAGGTCTCAAAGCTGCAAATATTCCGTTAGTTCCGGAGGTCAATCCCCCTGAGGAACTATTTAGTATTTCCCCACGGAAAGTAATCGGTTTAACATTAAGGCCTGAATTGCTTAACCAGATCCGTACAGAGCGCTTAAAAACCCTTGGCTTGGGTGCCACTGCGGATTATGCGAACCTGGAGCGAATTATGCGAGAGCTGGAGTATGCTCGAAGTATTATGAAACGTATTGGCTGTCCGATCGTCGACGCTACCGGCAAAGCAGTTGAAGAGACTGCGAGCATTGTGTTAGAAATATTATTTAAGGGGGAGCGAAATGGCTAAGAAGTATGTTTACTTATTCCGGGAAGGAAAGGCTTCCATGCGTGACTTATTGGGGGGAAAAGGGGCAAATTTGGCGGAAATGACCCAAATTGGTTTGCCTGTGCCTCCAGGATTTACGATTACTACTGAAGCGTGCAATGAGTATTATAGCATCGGCGAAAATGTTCCAGAAGGGACTTGGGAACAGGTCTGGCCGGCTTTGACTGAGGTTGAGGCAAGTACGGGTAAACTTTTTGGCGATAAGAAAAATCCATTGCTCGTTTCTGTTCGATCCGGTGCGAAGTTCTCGATGCCCGGTATGATGGACACCGTTCTCAACCTTGGATTAAATGACGATACTGTAGAAGCCTTAGCTGCTAATACGCAAAATGAACGTTTTGCTTGGGATTGTTACCGGCGCTTTATCCAAATGTTTGGAGATGTCGTCTTAGAAGTAGAACATTACGTCTTTGAGCAAATTTTAGAGATCGCTAAGGAGAAGCAAGGGGTCCGCTACGACTCTGAACTCTCCCCTGAGAGCCTCAAATGGATGGTCAGTGAGTACAAGAAAAAGATTCAGCGTCATACCGGTAAACCCTTCCCTATGGATCCGAGAGTCCAATTAGAGCTTGCGGTTTTAGCAGTTTTCCGTTCTTGGAACAATGATCGTGCCAATGTCTATCGTAGAATTAATAATATTCCTCATGACATTGGAACGGCGGTGAACGTGCAGTCCATGGTCTTCGGAAATATGGGTTCTGACTCGGGAACTGGTGTGGCTTTCACTCGTAATCCATCCACTGGCGAAAGTGCCCTCTATGGTGAATATTTGATGAATGCTCAAGGGGAAGACGTGGTTGCTGGGATTCGGACT
Encoded proteins:
- a CDS encoding pyruvate, water dikinase regulatory protein yields the protein MTTQMPVIYVISDALGETAEFVARAAAAQFIGVKTRIRRVPYVRDETHLEDIMEEALAEQAILVYTLVLKGLRDTLEKKALEKGLIAIDILGPLIGSLSDQTGLEPTHTPNIIHRLDEQYFRKVEAIEFAVKYDDGKDSRGVLYADVVLIGVSRTSKTPLSMYLAHKGLKAANIPLVPEVNPPEELFSISPRKVIGLTLRPELLNQIRTERLKTLGLGATADYANLERIMRELEYARSIMKRIGCPIVDATGKAVEETASIVLEILFKGERNG